CAGTCTGCACCGCATCCTCAAACATAATCGCCAGCGGCTGTAGAAGGAAATAAGTCTCCATTTCGTACCGCTCTCCGGCCTCAAGCCGGTAGAAGTAATGTATGCAGCGGTGCATAAGCCCAGAAGCGAAGAATGCCAATGTCAAGCGTAAATATCGTGACAACAGCGTACCGCGACGGAGCCTGAGAACGTTATCTGGAATGAAGTCTCCCCAGCCTGCTAGAGCCTTGCGGAAAAGTCGATGCCAAAATGTTCTAGGAGATATTTAGTACAAGATCACTATATCTCTCAGCGGGGCTTTTGAGAGGTTTGCTTACCCCCAGAATGTTCGAACGGTGGACCATGAACTTATTGGCCCGTTGAGGTGCGGCCAGTCCTCTGGCTTAGATAAACCAAGCAGAACAGATACAGCAGCTATAAGCCCGTGAGCCAGTCGTACCGAAACATAGCCAATAACCCAATTCCCAAGGGCAGTAGCAAAGCGAAAGATTAGGTCTTCCCGAGTAAGGCTTGTTAGCTTGAACAGCGACTGCTTTTCTCTCGTGATTAAGTGCTTCTCTGGCCGCGGCGCAAGAAATATGGCATCCAAGACAAGATAACAGCAAAGACATTGAATAATCCTCGTTGTAATAAACCTAACAGAATTCGTCGGGGCCCGGTGCTTCATCGGAACTTCCCCTCGCAAGCCAACACGTCGCAGGCTGAAATACATGCCCACGGCACGAAGAAACTGGGCGACAGTGCTTAAAAGGCGTCCCAAAGGCCTTTCCTTCACCGTGAGGACATCATCGGCATTGTAGCGCGATAGCAGAATCTGCTCAGTGGCATTGGCGTAGAGTCCCCAGCTGAACAGAGATATGCCTGTTATTTGTGCTGGAGGCAACGATGATGTCAAAAGGGACGTGTAAAGGGAATGCTGCAGGCAGCTCAGAGCTACCGCTGCGCCGAGTCTGTTCAGGACTGCACTTTTCGGGATGAAGAGAATAGTGCTCGCGAAACAGACGAGGATGCTACAGGCGAGAACCACGATTTGAGACATTGAGCTTTGCTCTGGGTGGTTCATCGCGTTGATAAGGATGATGTGACCAGCCAAAACGCGTAGGAAGGATTGGATTCGATGAAAAatggaagttgaagaaggaaagaTCATCATAACAAATAATGCTTGTGCGGATGGCGCGGTATATGAGCGAGATTAAACCCTGCATATTCAAGGTTTAAGGTTCAACGACTGCCGAGAGTCAATGCAGCCATCTCCATTGGGGCTAGCTGAACCAGGATTCAGCTGCTAGTGTCAGAGCACACAACAGTATGTCGTGTAAGGTCAATGGATTCGGGAGCCGTGGCCCCATGCAGTCAATCAAGGATAGCTCGGGCGTGTCTCTCTCTTAAGAAGTTACCGATAGTAATCCAGTCATTATCTCATATCTTGAAGTACGAGGTGCCCCATCCAGGGTGAGTTGCTGCACAAAATAAAGCAAAGCACCCATATATGGCGCTTTCAATTACCATAGTCTATTTCTCGTAACACATTATTCAGCCTCCAGTATCCTTCCGACCACATAGGCCCTCTAGCTGGAGCCTCGCCCCGCAGGATAGAAGCCACATCAACTTCCACCCCGTAAAAGTCCTCATTCGCCTTATCTCTCGTCGTGATGACAGTCCCATCAATCTGTGCTCCCACATAAAGGCCCCTACTCTTCACATAGCTCCATATAGGCTCGGCAGCGCCGTCGCTGCTGACGGCAGAATCAACATACACGCCAGTACCAACCGGCCCAGCGGTCACAGCGACCTCGCCCCCGAAGGAGACCCTTGATTTGGT
This genomic stretch from Fusarium fujikuroi IMI 58289 draft genome, chromosome FFUJ_chr09 harbors:
- a CDS encoding trichothecene synthesis TRI7-like protein, with the translated sequence MNHPEQSSMSQIVVLACSILVCFASTILFIPKSAVLNRLGAAVALSCLQHSLYTSLLTSSLPPAQITGISLFSWGLYANATEQILLSRYNADDVLTVKERPLGRLLSTVAQFLRAVGMYFSLRRVGLRGEVPMKHRAPTNSVRFITTRIIQCLCCYLVLDAIFLAPRPEKHLITREKQSLFKLTSLTREDLIFRFATALGNWVIGYVSVRLAHGLIAAVSVLLGLSKPEDWPHLNGPISSWSTVRTFWGTFWHRLFRKALAGWGDFIPDNVLRLRRGTLLSRYLRLTLAFFASGLMHRCIHYFYRLEAGERYEMETYFLLQPLAIMFEDAVQTATVHTPLPRPLRWIIGFTWFCIFTTWVTPLFLYPTMRVADPGQLLPFSVVGHFMKYY